The Leptidea sinapis chromosome 46, ilLepSina1.1, whole genome shotgun sequence sequence AGTTCTGGAATATATTTCATgaaccaaaataaaaaataacaaaaggaTGTGCAAATCCTAAAGATAAGGTAGTCATAAATTGCTTACACGCCTATATCGACATTTAACGATACTTGCGGGataagataaattatattaagataaaaggACTGAGACTATCAAAAAACATTTAAGTGACTCATTCTACCAGCTTCTATTGAATCTACAGCAAACATTTACTTTTCCGCTTACTATGTAAGTTGACCAGAGTTGTGTTTCTAATTTTTAAAGTGCTAGTTAACTATTTACAAGATAAGCTAAGTAATCTTTACTTaaggttatggtttgtaaagtggctattatacagttcagtgcagccctgtttcactgcgaccaatgtgatcttaATTGtgatagctcactgctaagattgattcgtTTCATgaaacttataataaattttgcagtgagctgacatATCTcatggttgaagaattggacttcccaaagagatgctacgtttacacAGTAAAGGACCACATTAAGAGAGGATGTGcaacggggtttcatctgcattACTACAGAATCTACACGATTGGCATCGCGCGCGAGTATAGCGTGTAGATTGCATGTAGAACGCTATCTTTGACTTTGAGGCCTAGGAttgaggtgtttgtttaatctgcagtacCCCGTCAGTGTCCTAGTTAAAATTCGTAAGTTCTCCCTACTGTACCTACGTAAGTCCCCTGGCTTAAAAAGGCTGCGCGAGAGGCACTGGGCCTCTCGCGCAGCCTTCTTGTTGAAGGCCTGGATTAGGTAAGCCTGGACGAACAgtttacgaagcatccttacacaaacaataaattcaagctctaaaggtggATGCATCCCTATttacgataatttatttttatacagttaattatttataactttttatgaaatgtttATATCATTCAAAGAGGACtcataatatattggatgcagcaccttacaaactaatttgttatgtatataacagccattgtaaattCCTCTATTCGATTGAAaggagtggccgttgagtttcttgtaccttcttatgttcttctcacaagctcaactttttacgaacatatggtaagctaatgacgattcaaaagaggTTTGTTAAAACCTAATTGAAtttgaagtttatttgactttgattttgaaCAGTTGCTCCACAGTTTATTACACTAATGTGAACATTAAACAAGACTAATTGGTGCACCACAAAAGGGTTTAACCAAATTGAGTGCTTTTGCACCAATTCTTGCAAGTTCGTTAGTGCATTCAATGCCTTCGATCCCTGCAAATTCCGGAACTCATCCGAAGTGTAACTCTGTTTATTTCTCCCAGAGTATCCAAAATAGTCCAGCAGATGTGTACAAGTCCTGAGACTGTTCTGATATAAAAACACTTGCCGATGTAACCTTTATTCAGAACGATTTCCGCACATTCTACTATTACGTATGGTACCTTCGCCTGAAAAACGGGGACAAGGTTCCCCAAGTTGACAGATTCGATAAATTTGGGGGACTCTCCGTAGATTTCACAGCCGACGATTTCAGATCCCGACTCGGATCCATAGGTATACCCTTTAAGGCCAGTTTTTCCAAGTAAATCAGTTGTTTAGCCAGTCCTCTAATCCTACTTTCTCGATCATTTGTTGTCTCTGAGCCTCAGTGTATCTGAGGTATCAAGAGTGATATATAAAAACATCTTCAATGAATTATGTACTTGTTTTCTACTGCATAAAACACTTATTATTGTAGTGTCCGTTAgtttattacatattaatacaattgaattataataatattaaaagtatgaaTCCAATTCAAATGATGATTAATTAATCTGTATGCGTAACGAGGGCCATGTTGGCCTTTACCCACTCTAGCCACTTACGGAGCCTAATTGTCTCAGTATTTATTGCTATATGTCGTTGTTAGAATGACGCGAGATCTCGAAGTGAAACATTAACACAAAAATTAGCAAATgcgctgttttttttttgtaaaaataatagcgGACAGTAAAAAAGATGTCTTTCGACGTGTAAGCACAATTTTTCAACTATGGTATTGTTAGTTAGTCGTAAAGATTTCTCACGTGCGTACGTAAACAAATATTACCTAATACGTCATTTTAAAAGTACTCATTGATCATATACATGCTTCAGAGATGatgcataaataattattaattcccTTGTCATTTTTACTCagttaaaaatagttagaagcacTACTGTCATTATTTGACAATTTTAGTCACCCTCAACTCGGATAAATTGGTCGATCAATATGataccataataatatattcttcttGTATTTCGTATCCAATGGTTAATtcgtctaaaatattttaatattgacacacacttcttagtttatacaattttttttttttatatatttatttaaaactttacatatttatataaataaagcagcaaccaaaaatcacgaagatttgtccggattgctaacatgagttgagttcgcaatgataattaaaataagatcagaaaaaacttaagtaagtacatacacaAGGTTTACAAGCAAAGCATCATTAGATCAGGTTCGCATTCAACCGGTCATCGTTGATTCATATCTCTATGCGAAAGCGGGACACTGCTATCTTTCGATCGCGCTATTCCGTCGCACACACACAGCGATATGTCTATTCGCTCGGCCGGTGGGCGGTGACAAAGAACCCGATGTTTGACCCACTTAGAATGTAAGCTACAGGATGttcaaaaattgcaattttaactTATCTCTAATATTTTTTCTGGTGATGCTAATTTTTACAGATGgatcaatatcatttaatagccgAGGAACCAAATATTGTGTTCACAGACACTTCGTATATGAAAATAAAGCAAAGATTAATTTtagcttatttattatatacatgtaaataattttttttaaacaatatatactcaatttgattttttttttcaattatatattttcgaGCTCATACGATAGACACATTTCAtctgaaacaaaaaacaatattaaacatTGAAAAATATTCGCGGAAAATAAATCAAACTGTATATCCAACAGCTCGGTTACAATAAAACCACAGACCTCTACTacataccactggactggcggctgtcaaagagcttttgtgcctgtttgatattcgccattatGGTGCTGTTGACCATGTTgcgagagtctgtggtactaaaactagtaatGACAACCTGAGCAAACATAGATAGGTggtaaactatttacaaaaaaaaatgtgtactttattgagttgattcttgaagtataaataactcGGAAAACGAAcgcaattaattcaaaatgcaaaaatacttcagagtattgtatgtTCCTTCGcagacatttgtattatacgtcaaaattagttctctggacgctcgcgagtggcgcttcaaatagtcACAaaaaagaacaatggcgaagttTCATACTACAAAATACTTGAAATTGAATGGAAACGTCTCAAGAACTGACGTGTACTAATTAATTCTCTATAATTTTCTTCGTCTACTgacattattcatttttaatttggaaccggaataatggagaaataaatgattattttgttttagttttggtttttattactttaccgttctaactatattatacttatctattatattccaactaacatgttccaacaacaataacaccaattccaaaaatcttTAAGGATAGGAACTAATAACCATAggcaaatagttaataaatacctaATTACTAACGTCTACGGTACTACTGTCTACGGTCAACAACTctgagtattatattatgataaaatggaaacttgttacttgatgcaatggtaataacagtttatttgcaacaaaccagagttggttgtccatagctttataagtaattttataagaggGAAGTCAAATGCGCAATCCATAGTCGTAGGTACTTCTAAAGTGTGCCTAACCTACGCCCGAATTTAAGGCTCGGGTCGACTTTTAAACTAAGTACttccatttttataatcttaaaaaactGGTAAAACAAGTACCTAGTTTTCTAATGTCTTTTTCTCAATCCAAGATcttattttgtagaagtaggtagcagtaaattaaacaagcaaaatattttattttttttattgttatataaacagCGTACGTTAGACCAAATCGTGGGGCATATCATAGTCCGGTAATGGAGGGCAGAAGTAGTTCAAAATGAGGTTCAGAGTTTAAAACGagagaaagatattattcaagTACAAAACCAAGCCATGTAAAACAGaaactacttattaaaataaagaaagcaCAAAACAACACAACAGCGGTAACTACATATAATTGATAGGTATTATTAGCATTAGGTAGATCAACTCGCTCATCGCTGTCAGTCATATTGACAGATAGCTTTCCTTGATCTAACCTAAAATGGATGTGATTTCATAGTCGTGACAGCatataatgtgaaaatgaaataaatattttatttatttccccggttccttttgcaatacaattttatctaacaagtcaatttatctacgaagtttttttttgtaactatcctAACCTTAGACGGTTATTCCTATAGTCAGGTAAaatttcgccattgttctttgcTGTCAATCTTATTGAACAACCTGTCCAGTCGTATAAGTATGGTTATACAAGTCCGTggataaaacaaattattaaaacaagacaCTTTTAGCAAGGTAAGGCCTAGTCTGTACCGGTATAGCCTATCGCCTAAAGGATGAACTAATTTAGCCTAGAAAAAactaattattactaaaatcggtTTGGCccgtattacatattatataggttCAGATCAAGGATTGGTcgccgctgcgctccaactagatatcgcactacctaagaacaatagcttttttttattatggcaatTATTAGATGATTGTGTGTGTGGCATCTCAACACTTAATGacatttttcaacttttgtaatgtgttattttacattgaaattaataaaatacaaaatactgatgatatgtgatcccagtgtctttcataTTTCTAATGATTCTATGTGACCAATCCTTAAACTAAGTAAATTTGATTACATAAATACAGATTTTTCTACATTATATATAAACtctataagtatataattattatccaaCTGTTTCGTCATTGCATATAcgtaggtaacactgaaaatgtttataactggccagttagaaacattgctaatgaaaactttttaaccggtatgtcaatcgctgtttgcctgttgccttggaaaaaattcaacagcagcgccctcgaaacagatcctccttcaccacgacaatgcttcaacGCAATCCGCAAAACGTACTGTTAagtatttgactatggcaggtgtcgagataataagtcatccgccatacagtcctgacttggcgccctgcgacttttatttattcccaagaactaaagataaaattcgaggtattcgctttacgagccctgaagatgcggtgaaagcgtacgaaaatgccatagaagagacccctaaggaagaatgggcacactgcttttctcagtggttctatcgaatgcgacgatgtgtagagaggaacggagattacttcgaaaaacaataaaagtattggcaactttctacactaagccgtttttcatattctaaacattttcagtgttacctaggtataacAGTAAAATATGATTTTGATATCACTTTATTAGTGACAAAATTTACCACCCATTAGAAAAGGCATGTTTCAGACCTAGGAAAAATGAccgaataaaattgaaatatgtataagattcactcattaaatagcctgaggtcaGTCGCTCAATTCCCAAGGTACAGAAgaaattagaaaataattaatacaatggTACATACATTACAATAGAAGAACATTTACCACATAAACAATTTGAGCAAATTCTTGAATttcgcattacaataaaatcatatttagtatatttaaagaaatcccgttgcaaaattaaataaaatcaaaattgcaaaattaaatcaaatcaaaatttcaaaattaaatcaaatcaaagttactttttttttgtcaaggaagtggcacttatgaatgtcaatcaGATGGGCATAgtcccaacaaaagacttacttgaGGGCAGTACACAAAAAGTATTTCCAATGCTAAGCCATCGAGGATTCAGGGCTGTGCTGCAGATATGGCCAGTATATTCCTGTAGGAGCCGGCGAGCGACCTCGCCGCAAGCAGTAAGGCTTCCCTGCGAGACACGCCTGTTGACGCCTGCTGCCATTCTGTGTGGGCCACCTGAcgtataaacatatataattaccagctgacccagcaaacgttgtattgccgatattaaaatcaccatacaaaagtaactgttgatcgtagatgggtgaaaatttgaagttgtatgtattttttaatgctgactcataatcaaaaaaataaaaaaaatgacaaaaaaaattcgtgtgtaccaccctttacatttagggggatgaaaaatagatgttgtccgattctcagacctacccaatatgcactcaaaatttcataagaatcggtcaatccgtttcggaggagttcaaagtttaacaccatgacacgagaattttataaattagatgAATTAAGTTAGTTACTATGCAACGGACTTGTGTGGCCTTAAGtggtcttttaatatttttaatttttaaactctATAATTGAAACTTTTAGATTGAGGCCTTCCAATCTAGCCTTATTCGATGATTAAAATTTGTTAAGCACCTgcgttttcataaaaaacaaaatcactATTACTAATATCTAAAActctaattttttattattattttagtatggaattgatgaatttatttttttattgtaaaaataacattcactggatttttttttcatttatattaatgttttttttttcattttaaactcCTTTTTGTAAGTATCGCATTTGTAAATGCTACATTATTACATACTCTTTGGCAATACAGTCAcaggtttttattatttatttccaaaaGCTTTATCTTTTAAGCAGATTGGTCATATTTAAAATAGAGTGATTTAGTGAGTATTGCTTAAtgatgtagatgaacattctttttgttatttggttgagttctcatGACAGGCTTCTTCAGGCatgcttaaatgtcactgcttgtggcggcgacatgggacgggtcgttcccctatctaaaatatggtcgaggcaGACTATGGCCCATACGTCATGCTCGTGGACACGCAGGATGATCGTGTTACCAGAGTGTCTGCTTCGtgttcttaaaattatatttattattcgaattcaaattcaaatatttttattcaaaataggatttaaaatcacttattgaacgtcaaaatctaccacccattcaaaagaaactgcctcagacctgagaagaatgggcgcaagaaactcatatattttatacaatcgcTAATAGAATGCTCGCAAAAGACTTTtacttatttacggtgtgtgtgttTTGTTGCTGTaatcaataactcttgtttttacgtattaataatgtagttataagagctggcggttaattatgctctccatgatatTGGAGACCAGGGAGGTAATAGTAACAGGCCTGTAGTGAGCCGGATGAAGTTACCACGAGCAGCTTCCGACAACGGTCAGAACTTGACAGATTTTGACAACCTGCTTCGATTACGtccgggcgatttgccgcttaaagaatctgaaagcacggttatatttcctctttagaactttgcagttcggatcaattgagcccagcgccgcaacccaagttcgatacgcctgccTTTTTCTTCACGTCACACAGCTGTTCGACACAGTCCCCATGATATACGCGATACAAGTACCTGCAGGTTGTCAGCCATGATGCGTCCGATGGTCGTGCTGTATCCGGTCTGCGCGTGCTCGTAGTCCGCCGGCGTGGAGTCTCGCGCCGCGAGTGCGGCTGCCGCGGGGACCGGCGTACCCTGCGACTGTACGTGCAGCTCTATATCCAGCGACGGCTGTGTCAGCACTATCAAAGACACCTCGTACCATCTACAAATAcactctaataataataataatttatttgttggGGCATCAGAGGCCcatattttgttagtttcaggcttaaaaactatgttagtatGTTACAATTTGCTTAATACGCGGGAAACACTGAAAATGATTAGAACTGTCCAGTTAAAAATATTGCTAATGaatacttttttgaatttcaactttagaactctttggtaacctaatgtagtgttgcattcatttgtcatttgatTTTGTGTATTAGCGGCAAATCTGAAACTCTTGctaaaatgaacctaacgcaaGAAAATATTCGGTTAATGATTTATTACCTTATTTATTGCCTTATTCTTAGGTCGGAAAGTTCATTTCACGATTTGTACTAgaagttactgcagactggtatgtcaatcgctgtttttttttttatggaataggaggacaaacgagcatgtttgcctgttgtcttggaaaaaattcgacagcagggccttcgaagcaggatcctccttcaccacgacaatgcttcagcgcactccgcaaaatggactgttgaatatttgactatggcaggtgtcaagataatgagtcatccgccaaaCAGTCCTGACCTAACGCCCAGCTACtttttattcccaagaactaaagacaAAATTCGAaatattcgctttacgagccctgaagatgcggtgaaagcgtacgaaaatgccataaaagagacccctaaggaagaatgggcacactgcttttctcagtggttccatcgaatgcgacgatgtgtagagaggaacggagattacttcgaaaaacaataaaagtattggcaactttctacattatgccgtttttcattttctaaacattttcagtgttacctaggtataattaaatcataatacataataacacaaaataacTTTGGTAACAATCTGAGACAGCGTGTTTTTAACGGACAAAAACTTGAATTAATCGCTGCAATATTGGCGAATCCAGTTTTCCCGCTATCATATTCAGGATACTGTTTGAACTCGAACGCAGCCTTTCCAGGACGGATGACGTCCTTTTCCTTATGATGGCATAGAAATCATCCGTTCGTGCTTCAGCAAACATGCTTGATGCTGAACAAAACCGCGGCACAGTCTATAAATCAACAACCAGACGACCGGCGAAGCTGTCtagataataaaattaagaaaatttattgaagtagacgttactttgcgaaaatccataattatccaagtgttttgagttttctttagtgttaatcccGCCGATATTCGTCCTTAAAcatttcgacacgtgtttcgccaatacacgaggcattctcaggagatgttgactagccaaactctggcacgggAGGTCAACAACAGAAATATCATATCCAGTAAATCTAAAAACcggaagttatttttttttttaaattagtagaAAAATTTACTGTGACATATTCCCCGCAAATCATACCGTTTGGTATCTGAATTCGCTCATTACCTGTCAGCAATAGCTTCATGTAGAAAACTCTCGATGGCCACAACGGGCACGTTGTTATTGACACTAGCGCTGGAAGAGCGTATGTGCGCTATCCGCTGTTTGGCCGCAGCGTATGCCGACGCGTATCCCACGGGTTGTGTTGCTGTGACGTCACTCTGGGCTGCCTCAccacttaaataatatatttttgcatgttatacaattttttccatacaaacacacaGCGGATGTTATtagagtatattattattatatgtggcTATGTTCATTAGATTAATATAGGTTACgccgatatttttatttaacccaTCTGTCAaaaatccggctcgaaggaccaagaAGGTTTTTGTAAGATGGTTATACTGTAGACTGGTAATACTGTTTAGAGATTATATAAACTTTTATCTTAACTAGACCACAATACTCTGGTTTTGCTAAATTAGATGTGGTTATAGGTACCAAAGTGGTCAAAATTCATAAGTGGCCTTGCAGCAAATATAACACACAAAAAACttctataattaattttatttataaaagaatttaGACGTAAAACGAAAATTAACCTTTGTTTGATTTAAGTCAAAGTTATGATAAACTTTCCATGAATAAATAGTAAATTCaggttttattcatttttatttgaagctAGACATCATTTGAGTTGTTCCTGGGTAAGTAATAGACCACGAAGTCATGTTTTCCTCTAAATTATTAGAATGTGTAAtggatttatacaaaataaactcACACAACTGTAGCTTTTCCAAAGACAGTCTGAAAAGCTTCTCTAACTGGTGATACTTTTACATCCTTATCTGAAGCTACCACTACGTGAAAATCTCCACCACTCCCTGTCAACAACATATAACTAATTACatattaatactatttatatataagagggggcaaaggGTGAAGTGGTACACGTGATTGAATGTGGTGATTCAACCGCCCAAGAGATGTGATTTATTCTGAGTATGCTTTATTGTGAGTATGCTCTTCTCTCGAAAGTGTCATAGCTAtt is a genomic window containing:
- the LOC126977844 gene encoding protein PRRC1-like, whose protein sequence is MNISERKKIPAAPSLAATGNLLSSVAPPSELPNFITSSIAPVAEHQTEPTEIAQNVSELTKSQDVTPIPMDVSPQTPDTFSPVIPLAKGQPTLSVRSPEESDTIQSPEPSHDYTPDVDRIGDIMPGSGLMTWVKGAMSGGGLLQKVAEKAKSSVDSMITTLDPQMKEYLRSGGDFHVVVASDKDVKVSPVREAFQTVFGKATVVGEAAQSDVTATQPVGYASAYAAAKQRIAHIRSSSASVNNNVPVVAIESFLHEAIADRWYEVSLIVLTQPSLDIELHVQSQGTPVPAAAALAARDSTPADYEHAQTGYSTTIGRIMADNLQVAHTEWQQASTGVSRREALLLAARSLAGSYRNILAISAAQP